In one window of Microbacterium dextranolyticum DNA:
- a CDS encoding YggS family pyridoxal phosphate-dependent enzyme, with translation MTDDVAGRLADLDARISAAAREAGRDPATLTRIVVTKFHPAGLVERLHGLGVRDVGENRQQELTAKRAELPDLDGLRWHFIGQVQTKKARAVRAAADAVHSVDRDRLADALHAADPDGVPLEVFVQVNLTDDPARGGAAPGDVVRLADHIATRCPSLRLRGVMAVAPLSGAPAAAFERLAASAQAVRTVVPDAAWISAGMSGDFADAIAAGATHLRIGTAITGPRPAHG, from the coding sequence GTGACGGATGACGTGGCGGGGCGGCTCGCCGATCTCGATGCGCGCATCAGCGCCGCGGCGAGAGAGGCGGGCCGCGATCCCGCGACGCTGACGCGAATCGTGGTCACGAAGTTCCACCCGGCCGGGCTCGTGGAGCGCCTGCACGGACTCGGTGTCCGTGACGTCGGAGAGAACCGTCAGCAGGAGCTCACCGCCAAGCGCGCCGAGTTGCCCGACCTCGACGGGCTGCGGTGGCACTTCATCGGACAGGTGCAGACCAAGAAGGCCCGGGCGGTGCGTGCCGCCGCCGACGCGGTGCACTCCGTCGACCGGGACCGACTGGCCGACGCGCTGCACGCCGCCGACCCCGACGGCGTGCCGTTGGAGGTCTTCGTGCAGGTGAACCTCACCGATGACCCGGCGCGCGGCGGGGCGGCGCCCGGCGACGTCGTGCGGCTGGCCGATCACATCGCCACCCGCTGCCCCTCGCTGCGCCTGCGCGGGGTGATGGCCGTCGCGCCGCTGAGCGGCGCACCCGCCGCGGCGTTCGAACGGCTGGCCGCGAGTGCACAAGCCGTGCGGACGGTCGTGCCCGATGCAGCCTGGATCTCCGCCGGAATGTCCGGGGACTTCGCCGACGCCATCGCCGCCGGTGCGACACACCTGCGGATCGGCACGGCAATCACGGGCCCGCGGCCCGCGCACGGTTAA